The following proteins are co-located in the Methylomonas sp. 11b genome:
- the cysK gene encoding cysteine synthase A — MTHWYPDNSQSIGNTPLVRLNRITDGAPVTLLAKIEGRNPAYSVKCRIGAAMINDAQQRGLLTDGKELIEPTSGNTGIALAFVAAARGIPLTLTMPETMSLERRKLLVAYGAKLVLTEGAKGMKGAITKAEEIAASDPDRYVLLQQFKNPANPTIHELTTGPEIWTDSDGAIDILVSGVGTGGTITGVSRYIKFKQRKPIISVAVEPEASPILTQFRAGEPLQPAPHKIQGIGAGFVPEVLDLSLVDEIALVSNDDAITYARRLAREEGILAGISCGAAVAAAVRVAKRPEHEGKTIVVILPDSGERYLSSALFEGLFDPQGVAL; from the coding sequence ATGACGCATTGGTATCCAGATAACTCGCAATCGATAGGCAACACCCCATTAGTCCGGCTAAACCGCATTACCGACGGTGCGCCGGTGACTTTGCTGGCCAAGATTGAAGGCCGCAATCCAGCCTATTCCGTGAAATGCCGCATCGGTGCGGCCATGATCAACGACGCCCAGCAGCGCGGTCTGCTCACCGACGGCAAAGAATTGATAGAACCGACCAGTGGCAATACCGGCATCGCCCTGGCCTTCGTGGCCGCCGCCCGCGGTATTCCATTGACTTTGACGATGCCGGAGACGATGAGTCTGGAACGGCGCAAATTATTGGTGGCTTACGGCGCCAAACTGGTCCTCACCGAGGGCGCCAAGGGTATGAAAGGCGCAATCACCAAAGCTGAAGAAATTGCCGCATCCGATCCGGACCGCTACGTATTGCTGCAACAGTTTAAAAATCCCGCCAATCCAACCATCCACGAACTGACCACCGGCCCGGAAATCTGGACCGACAGCGACGGCGCTATCGACATTTTGGTGTCCGGCGTCGGCACCGGCGGCACCATTACCGGGGTTTCGCGCTATATCAAATTCAAACAGCGCAAACCGATCATTTCGGTAGCAGTAGAACCCGAAGCCAGTCCGATCTTGACCCAATTCCGCGCCGGCGAACCCCTGCAGCCGGCGCCGCACAAGATTCAGGGCATCGGTGCGGGATTTGTGCCGGAAGTATTGGATTTGTCCCTGGTTGACGAAATTGCCCTGGTCAGTAACGACGATGCCATAACCTATGCCCGCCGTCTGGCGCGCGAGGAAGGCATCCTGGCTGGCATCTCCTGCGGTGCGGCCGTGGCTGCGGCGGTGCGGGTGGCAAAGCGTCCGGAACACGAAGGCAAAACGATTGTGGTCATCTTGCCGGACTCCGGCGAGCGCTACTTGAGCTCGGCCTTGTTCGAAGGCCTATTCGACCCGCAAGGTGTGGCGCTATGA
- the epsC gene encoding serine O-acetyltransferase EpsC produces MTLTENGQRWEIDALVAELRELRLQSLENRHRREHPPKLPSRKVLSQIVDNLGAVLFPNRLGMPDLTDEGIDYFVGHTLDSLLRQLQRQIGLELQFVAEQQGLSLDTHSQATDITRQFAAQLPGVRQLIDSDIQAAYEGDPAARCADEVLVCYPGITAVIHHRLAHVLYELGLPLVARVISEVAHSATGIDIHPGAQIGESFFIDHGTGVVIGETAVIGRRVRLYQAVTLGAKRFDKDDNGILVKGHARHPIVEDDVVIYAGATILGRITIGHGSTIGGNVWLTHSVPPDSLVSQGQNRTEVFAGGGGI; encoded by the coding sequence ATGACCTTAACTGAAAACGGCCAACGCTGGGAAATCGATGCACTGGTCGCCGAACTGCGCGAACTGCGTCTGCAATCCCTGGAAAACCGCCACCGCCGCGAACATCCGCCCAAATTGCCTTCGCGCAAAGTGTTAAGCCAAATCGTCGACAATTTGGGCGCGGTGCTGTTCCCAAACCGGCTGGGGATGCCCGACCTGACTGACGAAGGTATCGATTATTTTGTCGGCCACACATTGGATAGTCTGCTACGACAATTGCAACGGCAAATCGGCCTGGAATTGCAATTTGTCGCCGAACAGCAAGGCCTGTCCCTGGACACGCATAGTCAAGCGACAGACATCACTCGGCAGTTTGCTGCTCAATTACCTGGCGTGCGGCAATTGATCGACAGCGACATTCAAGCCGCTTACGAAGGCGATCCCGCCGCACGTTGCGCCGACGAAGTATTGGTCTGTTACCCAGGCATCACAGCCGTAATTCATCACCGGCTGGCGCATGTGCTTTACGAGTTAGGTCTGCCGCTGGTGGCGCGGGTCATCAGCGAAGTGGCGCATTCCGCCACCGGCATCGACATCCATCCCGGTGCGCAAATTGGCGAAAGCTTTTTTATCGATCACGGCACCGGCGTGGTGATAGGCGAAACCGCCGTCATCGGCCGTCGGGTGCGTCTCTATCAAGCCGTGACGCTCGGTGCCAAACGCTTTGACAAAGACGACAACGGCATTCTGGTCAAGGGCCACGCCCGCCACCCCATCGTCGAGGACGATGTGGTGATTTATGCCGGCGCCACGATTTTGGGGCGCATCACCATCGGCCACGGCTCGACGATAGGCGGTAACGTCTGGCTAACCCACAGCGTACCGCCCGACAGCCTGGTCAGCCAAGGCCAGAACCGCACCGAAGTATTTGCCGGCGGTGGCGGGATTTAA